A section of the Choristoneura fumiferana chromosome 5, NRCan_CFum_1, whole genome shotgun sequence genome encodes:
- the LOC141428241 gene encoding protein Asterix: MQLTSDPRRADRERRFKPPPPTSAPAEDLTTDYMNILGMVFSMCGLMMRLKWCAWTAVFCSSISFANSRVSDDTKQIVSSFMLSISAVVMSYLQNPQPMSPPWAALTT; encoded by the exons ATGCAGTTGACATCTGACCCACGAAGAGCGGACCGTGAGCGACGCTTTAAACCTCCGCCTCCCACATCTGCCCCAGCAGAGGATCTTACAACAGACTATATGAACATTTTAG gcaTGGTTTTCTCAATGTGTGGCCTGATGATGCGTCTGAAGTGGTGTGCGTGGACGGCTGTGTTCTGCTCCAGTATCAGCTTCGCCAATTCCAGAGTGTCTGATGATACTAAACAG aTTGTAAGCTCCTTCATGCTGTCCATTTCTGCTGTGGTCATGTCTTATCTTCAGAATCCACAACCAATGTCACCTCCGTGGGCTGCACTCACAACATAG
- the LOC141428242 gene encoding adenylate kinase 9 — MPPKKVEEPEKKPLIGRVGTNLRVGIVGVPNVGKSTFFNVLTKSQAAAENFPFCTIDPNENNANKTINYRGQIDVINKIITGNNLKVPPLAAAIVGLNNTNAPLPTDPISCASWTDIDAHEVFLSSKPTCYLILSKPGTGAYSLGEAISKKLNCIHMCPKNALMDEIEQNSPTGRCIDFNLRHNKACKFDVIFPIIKKKLESPAVKHRGYVMSGLPLVTSSWDEKYLIESFYGEESILAIDDFLFDVIVNMKKKKSKKTKETKESPTTSQSSEVPGEEEAEEEHEPEEENGEEEETPVELPKFLLEQCSNIITYKKAFMDSKNKVLLKQFDQIMNLSMMPDIIIYITCPDKDAVFKKEHTYLNYMNTSNTYESIPSKNPSDLRWPTKYTMKNPAERYETHTFNPKYNCRQPMNYKENSVEQMCNYRKCLLTFIDMKLKEFDPKFIIKLDGCTTVYQMMSHVSERLLMLPVKPVLVPEPMYMEEAPDDMDEFWQTVEQLNVIRSDGVSFNRYSSPWFNRCPIELKKRQSSRGNAKFAVTLFKHVYLMSTLSSMIQFCRNPRPFLKMKYLEPTCRAIIIGTKSSGKTMISKCLEWIFDAHYICYETFLDIERKKKFQSYSKSILSEIIATIEDARFAEWQKIESERMNELDLWHKSTLIPLEEYFTLLIDSLESDEEEKLDEHEPEQIEKPPPDPEMILRMEELRDHLSFLPYIDDVEQTRLAVMNKNVLILHAPIALITPTPKPLTPVLGDEDVSAAINKYIVTNELQKEIEPTTEELMNELSRILDEIDKKTAEETNNEAQYGKWVIDGFPLDQEFWGFLSDFNFTPDYTIALIENREIEPELLEQYAAIDKCMKHYEERFLLANDPLIKTKLRTKKPSDTKLIDIQIILHDCHNNVMSYISEQSDQGSVPPDTTATTAITAESIDQFRENWEAIKTKLEEFNKGFIEVELENKSDVEITEEVLLKLRQCYYLPCVPGESEEPEQGDEGEDTPRDLLTFNMPYFLCDTNIYCPIAYYDHGVLWEGKSEFSLKYNNKLHFFSKEECLNETFVKDVTKYQTYNKPFKDIPCLRICVIGSIGSGKTTIAKFIAKELGLIHIDFAEFVNDYLIPRHFKKVGRKYENSFTDTPVDEEGAAELQMDEENQNFEADLLANESEFRRMVKSYFEQGSPLLSILMQKLIKKIWFKKPFSSTGFVLDGFPRMPSDVEDMLACYCVPDLIVETEGSSEISVERIAPNMFQTWKAQMNEAKRLSRMKFNALKTEWLDLITKTLVSKLLCDEIINGVVPPEEPIKPPSNESVKIDADPSESAEVDENLVTAYNELIIELPEPVDSSEWEKPDEARERIEGTVESLYEVDDENIQSLKDIVSEQKIKTISINNTKPLYKVFRFVLAKLANVRDRCQSLLEQTFIIVPDVAETLLAEGFYFLSKFNRMCPVHIFENPNLILNPYKVMKSKDAIYTVVYRSYIYFLSGEQCVKKFRSDPLKYIQNNNIKKFVQYPLRISVIGPPKSGKSYLSMKLAKKFGLLCISKGMVLRHVLDNMHWTELASKMMSALSKGECIATDLIVKAVQTVVMDHRALINGFVFDGFPENSPEAMELLNIGLYPLVIFDVASDKETVLNSSQNEVFLDILKYKPPYSRPFIEDRFTKWLEKSDSVRDWIKNDLQNIYVLNGNESRWKCLKDAIDRINWITPRVHHYLTKVQTQIVSADVMCISNQVFEQKMSSYKDMCPICLRKNTYRHSRFPVDKRGVVEFKNRYYWVCSDHMGLVLKHPDYYLVTRKVQIPETPAVVKTVNISLVYENGICIVTYAENLPAQKLERGTNKFAASYKDKTYLFCSENCQKKFLAKPQLYHDIVVFKDAKIFSELSLKNLPHIGYLEQTLASRVPVPDERYDFLCEYHKPASKVPAFLNVVDIAGLVKGAAEGQGLGNAFLSHIKACDAIFNLCRAFDDEDVIHVDGEVNPVRDLETIAEELRLKDEEQLLAGLDKLERVVNRGADKKLKPEYDTLLKIKAHLVDEKKHIRFGDWSAADIEVLNRYLFITSKPALYLVNLSEKDYIRKKNKWLPKLKEWIDKNDPGAPLVPFSGVLETKLMDMDPEERKAFLKEHGITSALDKIIIQGYKALNLEYFFTAGADEVKAWIIQKGTKAPQAAGRIHTDFEKGFIMAEVMHYKDFKEEGSEAACKSAGKYRQQGRNYVVEDGDIIFFKFNAGAGLKDAKKK, encoded by the exons ATGCCACCTAAAAAGGTAGAAGAACCTGAAAAAAAGCCTCTCATTGGTCGAGTGGGAACAAACTTAAGAGTAGGCATTGTTGGAGTTCCCAATGTTGGGAAGTCAACATTCTTCAATGTGCTAACAAAAAGCCAAGCTGCTGCCGAGAACTTCCCATTCTGTACCATTGATCCTAATGAAAATAA TGCCAACAAAACTATAAATTACAGGGGTCAAATTGATGTGATTAATAAGATAATTACTGGTAATAATCTTAAGGTCCCCCCACTAGCAGCAGCAATAGTAGGGCTAAATAACACAAATGCTCCATTGCCTACTGACCCAATATCCTGTGCATCCTGGACTGACATTGATGCTCATGAGGTATTTTTGAGTTCAAAACCAACTTGCTATCTAATACTTAGCAAACCTGGAACAGGAGCTTACTCACTTGGTGAAGCAATTTCTAAAAAGCTAAACTGCATTCATATGTGTCCTAAAAATGCATTAATGGATGAAATAGAACAGAACAGTCCTACTGGAAGATGTATAGACTTCAATCTGAGGCACAATAAGGCTTGCAAATTTGAtgttattttcccaataattaaaaaaaagttagaatCACCTGCAGTGAAGCATAGAGGTTATGTTATGTCTGGTTTACCTCTTGTAACATCAAGTTGGGATGAAAAGTATTTAATTGAGAGTTTTTATGGTGAAGAATCCATATTAGCTATTGATGATTTTCTGTTTGATGTCATAGTCAACATGAAGAAAAAGAAATCAAAGAAGACTAAAGAGACAAAAGAGTCTCCTACCACATCTCAAAGTAGTGAAGTCCCAGGCGAAGAAGAAGCAGAAGAAGAACATGAACCTGAAGAAGAAAATGGAGAGGAAGAAGAGACTCCTGTTGAGCTACCAAAATTTTTGTTAGAACAATGCTCTAATATTATCACATACAAAAAAGCATTCATGGActctaaaaataaagtattactGAAACAGTTTGATCAAATTATGAATCTATCTATGATGCCtgatattataatttacatcACATGTCCCGATAAAGACGCAGTTTTCAAGAAAGAACATACATATTTGAATTATATGAACACCTCAAACACTTATGAATCTATTCCTAGTAAAAACCCATCCGATTTACGGTGGCCCACTAAATATACTATGAAAAATCCCGCTGAACGTTATGAGACCCACACATTTAATCCCAAGTATAACTGTAGACAACCAATGAATTACAAAGAAAACTCTGTAGAGCAAATGTGTAACTACAGGAAATGCCTGTTGACATTTATAGACATGAAACTAAAAGAGTTTGAccccaaatttattattaaattagatgGCTGCACcacagtttaccaaatgatgagCCATGTTTCAGAAAGACTGTTAATGTTGCCTGTGAAACCAGTTCTTGTTCCTGAACCTATGTATATGGAAGAAGCTCCAGATGACATGGATGAATTCTGGCAAACAGTTGAACAGTTAAATGTAATTCGTAGTGATGGTGTGAGTTTTAATAGATATTCATCACCTTGGTTTAATAGATGTCCAATAGAGCTCAAAAAAAGGCAGTCATCCAGGGGCAATGCCAAATTTGCTGTAACGCTTTTTAAACATGTTTATCTTATGTCTACACTTTCATCAATGATACAATTTTGTAGAAATCCAAGACCTTTCCTAAAGATGAAGTATTTAGAACCAACTTGTAgggccataattatcggtactAAAAGTTCAGGAAAAACAATGATTTCTAAATGCCTCGAGTGGATTTTTGACGCACATTATATTTGTTATGAAACATTTTTAGACatagaaaggaaaaaaaaattccaATCCTATTCTAAAAGTATTCTGTCAGAAATTATTGCCACAATAGAGGACGCGAGATTTGCTGAGTGGCAAAAAATTGAATCTGAACGAATGAATGAGCTGGATTTATGGCATAAATCCACTTTAATACCTCTTGaagaatattttactttattaatagaTAGCTTGGAGAGTGACGAAGAAGAAAAGTTAGATGAACATGAACCAGAACAAATAGAGAAACCTCCGCCTGACCCAGAAATGATATTGAGAATGGAAGAGCTTCGAGACCATTTGTCCTTCCTTCCTTATATTGATGATGTTGAACAAACCAGGCTAGCAGttatgaataaaaatgttttgataTTACATGCTCCAATAGCCCTAATTACTCCAACACCTAAACCTCTCACGCCTGTTCTTGGTGATGAAGATGTATCTGCAgcaattaataaatacattgtGACAAATGAATTACAAAAGGAAATTGAACCTACTACTGAAGAATTAATGAATGAATTGTCCCGAATTCTAGatgaaatagataaaaaaactgCTGAAGAAACCAACAATGAGGCACAATATGGCAAATGGGTTATTGATGGATTCCCACTAGACCAAGAATTTTGGGGGTTTTTGTCTGATTTTAATTTCACGCCTGATTATACTATAGCTCTAATCGAGAATAGGGAAATTGAACCAGAACTGCTTGAACAATATGCCGCTATTGACAAATGTATGAAGCATTACGAGGAACGATTTCTCTTAGCTAATGATCCATTAATCAAGACTAAACTTCGAACCAAGAAGCCTTCAGATACAAAATTGATAGATATACAAATTATCCTTCACGACTGTCACAATAATGTCATGAGTTATATTTCTGAACAATCGGACCAAGGTTCTGTGCCTCCCGATACTACGGCTACCACTGCGATAACAGCTGAATCCATTGATCAATTTCGAGAAAATTGGGAAGCAATTAAAACCAAATTAGAAGAGTTCAATAAAGGTTTCATAGAAGTTGAACTGGAAAATAAATCCGATGTAGAAATTACTGAGGAAGTCCTATTAAAACTTCGCCAGTGTTATTATTTGCCTTGTGTACCAGGTGAATCAGAGGAACCTGAACAGGGAGACGAAGGCGAAGATACGCCAAGAGACTTACTAACGTTTAATATGCCCTACTTCTTATGCGATACAAACATCTACTGTCCCATTGCCTATTACGATCACGGCGTTCTATGGGAAGGAAAGTCCgagttttctttaaaatataataacaaactCCATTTCTTTTCTAAAGAAGAATGTTTGAATGAGACGTTTGTAAAGGATGTGACTAAATATCAGACCTATAACAAACCATTTAAAGATATACCTTGTTTAAGAATCTGTGTCATAGGATCTATTGGTAGTGGAAAGACGACAATTGCTAAATTTATTGCGAAGGAACTTGGCTTAATACACATTGATTTTGCTGAATTTGTGAACGATTATCTAATCCCTCGACATTTTAAGAAAGTTGGTCGTAAATACGAAAATAGTTTTACTGATACACCAGTTGACGAAGAAGGTGCTGCAGAACTCCAGATGGACGAAGAAAACCAAAACTTTGAAGCCGACCTTTTAGCGAATGAAAGTGAATTCAGACGAATGGTTAAAAGCTACTTTGAACAGGGTTCACCGCTTTTGTCTATATTGATgcaaaagttaattaaaaaaatttggtttaaaaaacctttttcaaGCACTGGCTTTGTTTTAGATGGATTTCCGCGTATGCCTTCAGACGTTGAAGATATGTTGGCGTGCTACTGTGTCCCTGATTTGATTGTCGAGACGGAAGGAAGTTCAGAAATTTCAGTTGAGAGAATAGCACCCAATATGTTTCAAACGTGGAAAGCCCAGATGAACGAAGCCAAACGCTTGTCTAGAATGAAGTTTAATGCTTTAAAAACAGAATGGCTCgatttaataacaaaaacattagTTTCCAAACTGCTTTGTGACGAAATTATAAATGGTGTTGTGCCACCAGAAGAACCTATTAAACCGCCGTCCAACGAAAGTGTTAAAATAGATGCCGATCCATCGGAATCAGCAGAAGTTGACGAAAACTTGGTAACTGCTTATAACGAATTAATAATAGAACTTCCAGAACCCGTTGATTCAAGTGAATGGGAGAAGCCAGACGAAGCTCGAGAAAGAATCGAAGGAACAGTAGAGAGCTTATATGAGGTGGATGATGAAAACATTCAAAGTTTAAAGGATATTGTATCAGAACAAAAAATTAAGACTATCTCCATAAACAATACTAAACCACTGTACAAAGTTTTCAGATTTGTTTTGGCAAAACTTGCAAATGTGAGAGATAGATGCCAGTCACTATTAgaacaaacatttattattgtacctGACGTGGCAGAAACTTTACTAGCAGAAGGATTTTACTTTTTAAGCAAATTTAATCGCATGTGTCCTGTACACATTTTTGAAAACCCAAATCTTATTTTGAATCCCTATAAAGTTATGAAGTCTAAAGATGCAATTTATACAGTTGTTTATAGGTCTTATATCTATTTCCTTAGTGGAGAACAATGTGTCAAAAAATTTCGATCCGACCCACTtaaatatattcaaaataataatattaaaaaatttgTACAATATCCTCTGCGAATTAGTGTAATCGGACCACCTAAGTCAGGAAAAAGTTATTTGTCAATGAAACTGGCCAAAAAATTCGGTTTATTATGCATATCAAAGGGTATGGTCTTACGTCATGTGCTAGACAATATGCACTGGACAGAATTGGCGTCCAAAATGATGTCCGCTTTGAGTAAAGGAGAATGTATTGCAACTGATCTTATAGTAAAAGCTGTCCAAACAGTGGTTATGGACCACCGAGCACTTATCAATGGTTTTGTGTTCGATGGATTTCCTGAAAATTCTCCAGAAGCAATGGAATTATTAAATATCGGGCTCTATCCACTTGTCATATTTGATGTAGCGAGCGATAAGGAGACTGTGCTTAATAGTTCCCAGAATGAAGTATTCttagacattttaaaatataaaccgcCTTATTCAAGACCATTCATTGAAGATAGGTTTACAAAGTGGTTAGAAAAAAGTGATTCCGTTAGGGATTGGATAAAAAATGATTTGCAAAACATTTATGTGCTGAACGGTAATGAATCCAGGTGGAAATGTCTGAAAGACGCTATCGATAGAATAAATTGGATTACACCAAGAGTTCATCATTATTTGACGAAAGTGCAAACGCAGATTGTATCTGCAGATGTAATGTGTATTTCTAACCAAGTATTTGAACAGAAAATGTCTAGTTATAAAGATATGTGTCCAATTTGCCTACGTAAGAATACGTATAGGCACAGCAGATTTCCTGTTGATAAAAGGGGTGTAGTcgaatttaaaaatcgatattACTGGGTTTGTAGCGATCACATGGGTTTGGTATTAAAACATCCAGACTATTACTTAGTTACTCGAAAAGTCCAAATTCCTGAAACACCTGCAGTTGTAAAAACGGTCAATATTTCACTCGTTTACGAAAATGGAATTTGTATTGTAACTTATGCGGAAAACTTACCTGCGCAGAAACTTGAAAGAGGAACCAACAAGTTCGCCGCCAGCTACAAAGATAAAACCTATTTGTTTTGCTCCGAGAATTGCCAGAAAAAGTTCTTAGCTAAACCTCAGTTATATCATGATATTGTTGTCTTTAAAGATGCCAAAATATTTTCAGAGCTGTCACTAAAAAACCTGCCGCATATTGGTTATCTTGAGCAAACACT AGCAAGTAGGGTACCCGTACCGGATGAGCGATACGACTTTCTGTGCGAGTACCATAAGCCCGCTAG CAAAGTGCCAGCATTTTTAAATGTGGTCGACATCGCTGGGCTCGTGAAAGGCGCAGCTGAAGGTCAAGGGCTGGGCAACGCTTTCTTGTCCCATATCAAAGCTTGCGACGCCATCTTTAACCTTTGTCGTGCGTTCGACGACGAGGATGTCATCCACGTAGATGGTGAAGTTAACCCTGTACGAGATCTAGAGACGATTGCAGAGGAATTGCGGTTGAAAGATGAAGAACAGCTGTTAGCGGGGCTGGACAAACTCGAGCGCGTAGTCAACCGCGGCGCAGACAAAAAACTGAAGCCTGAATAT GACACCTTGTTGAAGATAAAGGCTCATTTAGTTGATGAGAAGAAACATATACGTTTCGGAGATTGGAGTGCTGCtgat ATTGAAGTGctgaatagatacttatttattacatcCAAACCAGCTCTATACCTTGTCAATTTGTCGGAAAAGGATTACATCAGAAAGAAGAACAAATG GTTACCTAAACTGAAGGAATGGATTGACAAGAACGACCCCGGAGCGCCGCTGGTACCGTTCTCTGGTGTCTTAGAAACTAAACTAATGGATATGGACCCTGAggagagaaaagcgtttttgaAGGAACATGGCATTACCAG TGCTTTGGATAAAATCATCATACAAGGTTACAAGGCTTTGAATCTGGAGTACTTCTTTACTGCTGGCGCTGACGAAGTCAAAGCCTGGATCATACAG aAAGGGACGAAAGCGCCGCAAGCTGCTGGCAGAATTCACACTGACTTCGAGAAAGGTTTCATCATGGCTGAGGTGATGCATTACAAAGACTTCAAAGAGGAGGGGTCCGAGGCTGCATGCAAATCTGCCGGCAAATACCGGCAACAAG GACGCAATTATGTGGTCGAGGACGGGGACATTATTTTCTTCAAGTTCAACGCTGGCGCCGGTTTAAAGGACGCCAAGAAGAAATGA